In Lagopus muta isolate bLagMut1 chromosome 14, bLagMut1 primary, whole genome shotgun sequence, the DNA window ATATGTATCAGGTTGGTTGCAAGCAGAAAGACAACACTTCATCAACTTCCACTGCTCATGTTTGGGTCTTATCTGAGCAGCTGTAAATGATAGGAACATAATTTTTAGGTCTTAATTTCTGCCCCCAAAAAACCACGTGATTAAATTGTGATGCTTGCTAGGAAAAGCTTCCCATTCCTTATTCTGTAGAGTTGTTAATATTTTTGACTCCACCATTTATGGCTTTTCTTCTGGTCTTGGACTAAAAGCGATACTTTACCCCAAGCTGATCTGAAAGCCCATGCACTGTTTGGACTTGGAGCGGCTCAGTGGTTCACTTCTAGCTCTTTGGCCTCGCTTTAGTTTCAGTGCTCTTCACAAGGTAACAACATAGCCTGAGTGTGCAGTATTCTTACAAGTCAGATCAGAGGCCCAGTTACTaaatgttcttccttttttttaatgtggaagtgcacctttctttttgttttatagacACGTGCCCTGAACTTCAAAAAATACATAACTATCAACAAAATTGATGTGTGGTATGTGTTAATGGGATTATAATCAATCCCTGTTTCTCTGTTGGTTAGCCttgcttctgtgattctttatGGAGATGGGTTTTATTCTCACTTGGGTATTCAGGTAAATACACAAGCCTGCCTTTCCTTAGGATTACTTTCTTGCATTTAAGTACCATGTCACTGTTTATTTCATCTTCCTACGTAGGCTTTGCAACTGGGAAGCTTTGCCACACAGTATCCTATGACAGTCAGCCTTGTGATGTCTGAAATGCTGTGCTTAGTACTGCTGCAGTAAGGACAGGACAGCCAGCACTCTGCAGGTTGCTCTTGAGGAGCAGTTTAAGCCTCCTGGGCAGCATGCATCATGcagccttttctcataagaCTCTTACAGAGACTACAGAAGCTGCTTGATTTTTGCTGGCTAACAGCAGAGTATAAACCCAGCAGTGAAGTAGGGACTCCCATTGGGATCTTTGGAATCAGCATCCTTGTTCAGAGGTGTGgtgcttttttaatttcctaGGGAGTCTGAAGAGGAAATTCCTCAGAAATGTTAACTCTGTCATTCCATCTTTCCTTATCAAACCTTTTAACTTCATAAGGAATGAGACAGTTGACCCTCTTCACCCTGGCGACACAGGATCAACTCTAAATGTGTGAAGAATAAGAGTTTGGGGCTTcagctgctcttgctgtaaATGCCCAGTGCCTTGGGAGAATCCCTGTTTGTGgttccttttcctgctgcttttgttctgagAATTGTGTTTTTTCAGGGAACAGTCTCCTTGGTTTTGGGGGTAAAGATAAACCTGCTTTGCAATAATATTCACAAGGATAAAAAACCCCTTTTTAGCAAGGAACTGAACACAGGGTACGTCATCaaacgtggggaaaaaaacaaccctgctCTTAATAGATCATCCTTACCATCTGAAGTATAGCAAATGTTCCAACTGCTAGTCCAGATGGATTGCATCTTTTTTACTGTCCTTGTACCAGTGAACTTACCTTGTTGTGTTTAAGACTTGGCTATTCCTCTGTATCTTGGGCTTCTCTGGGAGATTTTCTCTCTAAGTGCCTTTTTCTGTCCAGTTCTGCAGTTCCTCAGCTGCTAAATGGCTCTCTGTGTGGCAGACATTTTATCTTCACCTTTGTTCCTTACCCCTTGTGTCCAGATTTTGCTGGTTGTGTAGAATGCTTGCTGCTATCACCCTAAGTGAGCATTAGTGAAGTGTGTGAAACTGCTGTGCCTGTGAGCCAAGGAGGCAGAGTTCTGCACCGCTTGCTTTCAGCTGTGAAACCCAAGTTTAGGGGCTGCTACCTTGGAGACTTGCTACAGAAAATGCAGGAGAGTGCTGCATCAATTGGCGTTAGGTTTGTTGCTGTAAGCATGCAAATAAATGCAATCTCTCAGCGTTGACCCCAGGATGCTTGTAACAGTCTATAAAACAGAGCAGTTTGTTGCTCCCTGctcatatgcacacacacacctacTGGATGTGTACGTAGTGTGTTGAGATATCTGCTGGAAGGACTGCAGCTGAAAACCTATTAACTGCACCATTCGGTAACAACCAGAAATCTCCTCTAGCAGAAGCTTTTATGTGGTTGCCAGTATTGTATTAAACATGTTCCTTTTCAGAGGGTCCTCCAGGTTGCCCACCCACTCAGCTGTATTTAGTCAtctaaaataatgttatttctCCATACGTACACATCTGTTTTCACTCTGTTGCTAATTTAAATGCTGCTGTATATCTCTGTGTACTGTGGCTACTTTCCCAGCACACTGAAATTTACGCAGTGTAAGGGGATTTTACAAGTTCTCGAAAAACATGAAGTATTTTCCCACAGTAGCCACACTGTATAACCTACAAATGAAATGATATCTACTCGCAGAATTAAAATGTGCACCTGCACGTGACTTGCTGCTTTACGGTGCCTTCATGTAGGTGTAAATGATACCTTAGTTTCTTTTATCTGACGCCAGTGTTTTCTTGTAGTAAGCTTATTATGTCGCTTCCTGCAGTGAGCTGCTAAGAATTAAGCCAACGCTGGTCCCAAAATGTTTGGTCAGCAtactgctcccagctgctgctctgatgaGGAAACTGCTACAGACAACCGATTGGTGGTGTTCTTAATGTATTCTGTAGCTGCCACAGGAACCTGAGGTGTGGAGGTGCTCAAATGGGGTTGCAGTGCCTGGAGGTCTGAGTAATCCAGCACATGGTGCATAAACTGCTTGTTTCTGACCTTTCCAAGAACGTTCCTGTAGGGGAACTCTCCCTGAGGTGACTTCTTAGAACTGGACGTCTGAACTTATATGGTTTCTGAAGCTATTTAAATGGGATTGCTCGAATCTGAGATACTTCATCTCCAGTGTATTCAGTGTTAGttactgcattttcaaatatcttGCCTTCAGATCTCTAGTTACAATGGCTCGTGCTATTAGTGTTTTAAATGCTCTGCTGTTTCCAGAGGCTACTCTATGAGCTCTGACAGTGAGGGAATTAATGAGTTGCAGTTCTGCCCTCCAGGCACAGGTGACAAATCTTCAGATGAGGCTTGAAGAGTCCTTTCTTCCTGACACATCCATCCCATGCTGAGGAAGTAGCAAAATGAGCAGTCTGCTACCTTCAGAGCAGGAGCCCAAGTGGAGCCAATGTCAggtctgagcagcctgagcctGGTTCAGTCTGATGATCAGCAGCAGGCTAACTGGCCAGAAGAGCTGATCGTGACTGGCAGATGACTTGCTGTCTTAATTTCATTAGCTTCCCCAACAGATTGGAAGAGAATGAGAGGGATGAATAACTTGTCAGTGTGCTTTTCCAGCATGCATTAGTACTTCTCATTTAGACAAACTCCCATGGTACATCAGGTTTGTATTATAATTGTGGATAATTCTCTCCAAGTTGCGTAATGGGAGACAACTGAAGGAGTAAGTGCACGGAAAACCAAGTTTTCTGCTAAAATAGGCATATTTTCCTGGAATTGGGAGGTCATAGTTGCACTGTACTTTTGTCTTTAATTATCATTTTAGTTGTTTTCTGActtggagaggagaggaagaactgCATGGAACTGAAGAAGTGCCCGATACTGCTTTAGAGTTAGGATTTGATTGTAAATACTTTTTCCAAACTATCTGATCGTTGATCAGCTGCACCCTGGGATTCCGTGCAGCACTGTGGAGAGCATCAGGGAAGCAGTCACATACATTGGCTGTTCTGGTGCCTGTGCTGGAAGATGAAAGGCATTTTAGCCTCCAGAGTACTGCAGGTGTtgtcccagagctgtgtgcagacCTTCTGACCAAAATCCCATATCTCACATGTCTTTGAAGCCACCACTGGTCTTCTCACAAGCAGGAAAGCCGATCACAAGATGGAGTTAATTCTTGTTCTGCCATGAAATAGTTTGCCTCCTTTTAAGGTGTCATGTCTGTTAgctgaaaggaggaggaggaaaaaaaagtaagttttaGCTGTTCTTCAGAttgtttaaattttatattccttgctgagtttttttgtttgtttgtttgtttttttaatgctttaaggTGCTTAGCAGAAATTTGTGTGTCTCAGAATCCCTTGGATGCATGACAGCTAATGTGGGAAAAGGCTGGGCAGGGGCAGGAAGGCGCAGGGGTCTGTGTGCTGGTTACTCAGTGATGCTGAGCACACACCATACGAGTTCTTTGCTGCTGCTATCAGATGACTGCACATGTACAAGGGGAAACTGAAATGCATCTTTCTGATCCTTCCTCTGAACGTTCTCATGAAGGCTGCTTGAGTATGATTTTCAGCACTGAACGCTGCTTTTGTCGTGACAAAATATGAAGGTCTAAATTCATGgtgtttaaaacatttttatgggTGGTTGGGAGAGATACAGATataaattctgcatttaaatcTTAAGGATGAACTTCATAACAGTGAGAAAGATTTGCTGGGCCTCTTGGAGTAATCACACTGGAGCATGCAGCCTAACCCCCCTTGTTTCACCTCTTGTTAGACTATAGAATCTAACTGGCGATGTGGGAGACATAATTTGCAAAGGATCCAGTGCCGTTCTGAGAATAGCAAAGGTGTCTACTGTTTACAGTATGATGATGAAAAGATAATCAGTGGCCTACGAGATAACTCCATTAAGGTAAGCCCTTGGATGGTCTTTTCTCTGTGTGAATGGTAGTTCTGTCTTGGAGGGGGAgctgtttgtttccttcatGTGTTCTCTTCCAGCAGTGCTTCTCTAGTCAGGGTTTGTGAGGAATGCCTTCTGTACCCCTGTAAAGTCTTAGAAACTCAGCAGACAGGCTATCAATACCACTGGCTACAAAGAAACACTTGTGAAATCAGAGTTGCCTGCATGAAAGAGGACTGTGTAGCACTTATTGTCAGCTGTGTCTTTTTGTCATTCCAAATGGTTGGCTTTCATGAAAACCGGCTGCTTTCATGGAAGCTGTCCCTGAGTGCcgtgacattttctttttgtaaaacaggcttttgtctttttgtgaTCCTTGGTTATTTCACTGTAATGCCAAAACCTTGCATCAAGGAGGCTCAGCAAGTTAGAAGGGAGGACAAGAGTCGCTGTCTGGACATGCAGCTTAGCCGAGGGTTCTTGCTGCTGTGTccagatttcttcctttcctctcagtAGCAGCAGTGTGCAAGTTTTTTGAACCTATCTTCTTGATCTTGGCAAGCTGtttatagtttttattttttgatagaTTTGGGACAAAACAAGCTTGGAATGTTTGAAAGTATTAACAGGACATACTGGCTCAGTTCTCTGTCTGCAGTATGATGAAAGGGTCATTGTAACTGGATCTTCAGATTCTACAGTGAGGTGAGtgttaaaagtttaaaaaaaaaaaaaaaagtgagtatCAGGGTTGGGAATATTTGTAATAATCTCCAAATGTCAGAAACATCCCTCATGTGAGTGTGATACCATTATTCCAAAAGTAAGGTATTTGCACTTGGCAAAGCATcatattcaatttttttccaagtctgtCTCATGCTTTGTAGTGTTAAGCACTGTGAAGAGATGTGACCTGTATCATTCAAAGCACAACGTGAAGTAGAATGGCTGATGCACTGGTTACGTGGTGATTACCTCATTTAGGTTTCTTATGTCACCTTCTGACATACTTTACTTATGAGCTATAATGAAAGAAGACTTTATATGTGGAGCAGTTGACAATGAACACGAGACTTCAAATATGCAGATGCTGAGGTACAGATCAGTGGAAGGGCCTTGTCTCCTGGTGGCTTGCTTTGCTACATCAGTACTGATCTATTGAAATTAAGAACTGGTCATAGCAGTTACTGTCAGTTACAATAAAATCAGTAGTGCTACTCACTTGATGCAAGTCCACAAGGCCACTTCTTTCCAAATGGTACAATGTGTACTAATTGTGATCGCTATCTCAGTGGTATAAAACTcttaaaaagtgaaaagtatactttatttttggtttgcttCATCAATTTGTACATTACACAGGTTCTAATCCACCTAGAAAGAAGAGTTCTAGAGTCATGCTTCATTACTGTGCAACCCTTTCTTTTAGCAGTGGCCCAGCTTAGGCTTTTTCTGGCCTAATTGCACACTGCTCCCAATTATTGCTTGTGACTGAGAAGTGAACCAAGATATTTCCCCAgttcctttctgctcttccGTAACCTAAAGAGGTGTTGGCAAACCAAACCAGAGAGCTCTCTTGAATATGGTAGCAGAGCTGTATGTGTTTGCACTGTACAATGCACATAGTTCCTTCATTTGGgataaaattcttttcttttgcagagttTGGGATGTAAATACAGGTGAAGTTCTGAACACGTTGATTCATCACAATGAAGCCGTGCTTCATTTGAGGTTCAGTAACGGCTTAATGGTGACATGCTCCAAAGACAGATCTATTGCTGTCTGGGATATGGCATCACCTACTGACATCACCCTGCGCCGTGTCTTGGTTGGCCATCGTGCTGCTGTTAACGTGGTAGACTTTGATGACAAGTATATTGTGTCAGCATCAGGTGACAGGACCATTAAAGTAAGTTGGCAGAACTTTCCTGTGGGTCTGAATCCCTACCAAGCCAGAAAAGCTTCTGGAAGTTACAATTCTAATCCGAGTAGCCAAAGTTTTTGTAAACAGTTCTGTGCCTTTCTCCTTACCGTTCAGCTAGCTGCTTCCTCTGACTAGTTGTTAATGTCTTCATGTATATAACAAGTCTTGAAGCATTTTTGTGGTTACTGTTGTGCAGCTTCAAAAAAGTAAAACCTACTCATCATCTGAACTCTAATCTCGAGATGGGTTTGTTTGTTAAATGTGGCACATTTTGTGCCTTTTtccaaatggttttttttttaaatttcaattgGCAGTCCTGTTCCAGACGTGAAATTTATCAGCAGTTGCCTTTCCATACCACACCTTCCCAGTTAAACCAGACTTTGCTGtgtttaaagaattaaaatgctgtatttgaAAACTACTACATACCAGAAAATCTGACTTATCCAGAGTATATTAATATAACAAAAGCGTTTCCACCCTTCCTTCTCTAGAACCAGAGCTACTCTGTACTGTGCCAAAAAGCACTTGGAAGTTCCATGTCCCAATATCTGCCAAGAAACCCGCTGCACTGTTTTGGAAATGAGCTACTTTACATGAATCCTTTGCATTACAACTTCAATAgcagttcattaaaaatgaacCAATATGATCAAAATGCTtcaatgttaaaaaagaaacagccacCAAGCCTTAATAGGCCGTGGCTTTGGTCTTCTCTTAGAAGCAGATTGCTAGCAATTTATTTggtaaaaaaatacagcttatttttgtatatgtatattctcttttttaaaagattacTTACTTACCAAGATTCAAGTGCCGTCAGCCCTTCAAGGTTGTTTGGACCATCTACTACTTGAAAATATCTACTACTTGAAAATACAGTCTTTCTCACTGACGTGGTGCACAATAGCAGAGCCAATGGCTCTTGTCATTGCTAGGCTCTGTAATGCCATCTTCCACTAACACCACATGCCTCCTCTTTGCCTGTAGAAATACTATGGAAGTTTTCATTCTGCTGCCCAGCAAAAGTCAGCCTCAGACTTCTGCTTATGAGTTTGTAACAGCTTCTGTTGGAAGTCAGAAGCCTTCATTGAGCATAATTCTCAAAGAAACATCCTTCTCGTGTTCCATAGGTCTGGAGTACAAGTACGTGCGAGTTTGTTCGTACTCTCAATGGGCACAAGCGTGGCATTGCCTGCCTGCAGTACAGGGATCGACTAGTTGTCAGTGGATCTTCTGACAACACCATTAGGTGGGTGCCAGCAGGCTGTCACTGTGTATCTGTGTGCATTTCCACACGATAACAGGATTTCCCCTGACCTTTGCTGCAAACCATCTTCAGTATGTCTTGCTATTAAAGCAGATGCTGTACGACTGGAATTTTGTTCACTTTGAAAGTTAATATATCACATGCATGTGAAAAAGTGAGGCTGAGAGGTTCAGACGAACGGAAACAAAACTGTCTGTTCCTGTAGTTTATGACCTAGTAAATAGTTTGTTTTCTACTTGAGAGATGGTGACACTGGTCACTGGTTTTCGTGCATTCTGAACCTCTAGTATCACTGATTTATGCAGAATGGAAAAGTATGTTGAGGTTTCTTAAAATAATCTAGCAAGTATACAACCTTTACTCGCATGTAATTTTGAGTGTCTAGATTAGTTTTTATGTACTGCAGCTGCAACGCAGTTTTATCTGAATTGCAAATGTCTCCTAGTTCTACCAGCTGCTCTTTTTAGCAAATTGTGGTATTTTCTGCAGAAACCCCTTCAGAAGCATGCTTAAATCACTGTGTGTAAGGTGAAGGGATAGCACAGCCTGAAGTGCTcagactttcttcttttcttttaaggcTATGGGACATTGAATGTGGTGCCTGTTTAAGAGTATTAGAAGGCCATGAAGAACTGGTCCGATGCATCAGGTTCGACAACAAGAGGATTGTTAGTGGAGCCTATGATGGGTAAGTTTCTGAGAGCAATTTCTAAACGTTCTGCCTTCATTAACAAAGCATTCTGAAAGCCTTTGGGCCTTGTTTGCGGTATGAAGGGTCTCTTCTGATGTGACAGATGGATCACTGTTGGAGTGGCTTCTGCTTCAGCATTTCAGCCTATCAGGCTGCGGTTTCTTGTATGCTTAAAACTACTATTCTGGTGCATTCTAGTGCACACAGAATTTATTTGGCACTCATGCCTGActtcttacagaaaacaaacttttgttAGGTTGAAGTGAGAATCGGTCTAAAAAAGTGCATTCTTTTGTGTCTTCCCTTAGAAATTGCTCCTTTCCAGGTCCAGTAatcagtgctttcttttcaatttttgtttgtttcaagaCAACGGCACTGAAGATATTTATTGTGAGGGCAGATATATCATGTAGGGCCCTCAGAACTGTTCAGTGGCTATTTCTCATAGGTTAAAGGCAGGAGCCCCACCATGAGCACTTCTGATTTGCTCTGCCTTGCAAGTGGTATTTCTGCTGTGCAGTAGGTTCAGCACAATGTACATTCACATCCAAATTCTCCAGTTCTGTTTCTGTATGAACTCTCCTTGTAGTGAACAGTAGAGCTATTGAAAACAATTCTTGAACTGTGTTAGTCTCCAGCCTTCTATTTGGGCTTATCATCCCTCTGGGGTTGGCAGTCCCTGCTTAATTCCTGTTGGATCTTCACACTTCATCAGTAGTGTTGTGGGCTTTTGAGATCCTCTGCAGTTCCAAACTGGCTTGTGTATACAAACGTAGTTAGTTTGTCTTGAGTATAAACAACCCACTTGGGCCATCACAAAGACATCACTGtatttgcttctgaaaagaaatacaaaactgtCTGTCCTACGAGATTCAGCTTTAGTAGTTTAGTGAAGATAAATTATAATGTTTTGCTCCATTCTGATAAATCAGCTGAAGGAAAGATCTGGAATTCTGTCTGTTGCTTTTAgatgtttctgtgctttcatttgaaacaaTGCTTATATAACCTTCTTATCTTACTTTATAGCAAAATTAAAGTTTGGGACTTGCAAGCTGCTCTTGACCCTCGTGCCCCAGCAAGTACATTATGCTTGCGTACGTTAGTGGTATGTATGATGTATTAATTTGAGGTTTCAGACTTTCCATTTGAAGGCATGAGGCATTTTATTCCCTTACCTTAGGAGAGATGAGAAATTCAGGGGGTTCTCTGTAAAGCCTGGGCTATTTCTTATgctaaaaatgaagtaaaatgtaCATATCATCAATGATTTGAACTgaagtttaaatgaaaaattaagacaTTCTCACAGactctaaaaaataaatcacaacatTATGTTAAATCATTTTAGCTACTGGCGTGGTTCCCTAATACCACTGTCATGCTGGCTTCGATTTTCCTTCTATTAAAGGGGCTGAAATTCTGTGAGTCTTTCCTCAACCTTTTTCCTAACCTTTCAGTTTGAAAGGAAGAGGCATGCAAAGAGAAGGGAGGATAAGTGGAAAGAATTACCAGAGGAACTCCCCTTGCCCCTGAGGACTATCAGTGTTGAGGCTGTTGGTTaagctgtgtttttccttgtattgaaactgaaatttcatgcacttctttttttaaatttacttcaGGAATCAGTCAGACGTTTCTCCAGTCTCGTAACAACCCAAAGTTACTGTCTGCATATGATGGTAACTGGCTTATTCAGCCTGTGTTTGGCCTTTCCAATACTATAGAAGTCCTTATATTcctaaaagcactttttttcttcttttgaataATCTTTGTGTGAAGATGAGCTTTAACTATTCTTTTAATCTGTATGTGTATTTAGTTTTACTGGAAAGAGttgcttctttcccttctgtggGTGTACTGTAGCTCAGCTTCTGGTTTGGAGATCAGTCTGGCAGCTTTAGTTAGTTCTCTAGTAAAGGTCTCATACTCCTCTTAAATTTATTAACAAATGGgtaagcaggaggaagaggaaaacttTTTCTGGACATCCATTCTGAGGTTTTTTCAAAGAGCTGGTGGAGCTCCTACACCTCCTTTCCTTATTGGCAGCATTTGGATGCGCTCCATGAGTGAGCCATGCTGATTCTTGCAGCAGTGTGTCCTAGATGAAGCCATGATGTGGTGTGTTAGTGCTAGAAAAAACTGGGTTAGCAGCAGTGTTGAATGCAAAATCTTTTGTAGGTAAAGGAACCCCTGGTGTAGACTGTTAGTGCCAGCCAGTCTTCTAGATCGATGCTTCCTAATTGATAGACTGCCTTAGTCTTTAATAATGTCAGCCTCAACATGTGCAGTGGGCCCCTGCAGGGAGACTCAGAGCTTAcaagtattttatttgaaagctgTGTGTTACACTGGACAAAGTTTATGtatgaaaactgcttttctttaaactCGAGTGTGATTATAACTAAGGGCTTCTTAGTGCACCAAAATTTTAATACACCACTCTGCATCCAGATCTGTGTGAGCacaaatgtaatgaaatgttATCCTCCTCTTGGCCTGCTAACTACTGTTCATTTCTCACAGGAACATTCAGGACGTGTCTTTAGGCTCCAGTTTGATGAATTTCAGATCATTAGTAGTTCCCATGACGATACAATTCTGATCTGGGATTTCTTAAATGTGCCACCCAGTGCCCCAAACGAGACCCGCTCTCCATCTAGAACATACACTTACATCTCCAGATAACAGTCTGCACTTTACTACCCTCAGAAGGTAAGTCTTTGTCTCTTCACATAGAACATGTTCATAAATTTATCACTTCACCATTGTATTACAGGTTGTATTGCAGGTTGTATTACTCTAAACAGTAAACTGTTGCTTTCCTTAAGAAAACAGACATTTATTATGCCACTTCTTACATTACTTAGCCATGCATGGTCGTGCTTCAGCTTTCAAAACTTGCCATGTCATGCTATCTCATCCTCACGTCCCCTATAAACTCCTGTAATTGGATACTTAAGGTATAATATGGGAAGTTACTGGGTATTTGCAATGTTCTTGGAGATTTTGGTGCATTGGTACAGGTATTGCAAATATCCTGTGAAATCAGAATCTTTTGGAGCTTTTGAGGCATCTCAGGATGAAATCTTTTAACGAGCATCTTGATGTGCTCCTAGTAAACTGAAAACACATATGATCTTTGGACAAACGCTCATCACAAgtgagcaattctgtgatgaCCATAAGTATCTTGGAGGACTTTCAGAACTAGAAATGTTGTGTTAGGCAGTGTGACAAAGCTGTCAAAAGCAGGGCACGTGGTCTTAAcctattttgtttcagtttttctgcaaGTCCGCTTCCTGTCCTTGTTCAAGCACGGTGGGTAAAAGCTCTGCTGTAGATCTGTTTGTGAGAACaatggtttctttttcttatgtCATCTGCGTTGCTGCCAACAATTGCACTTCACACTATAAATAGCTGTGAGTGCTGGGGCTTGGAAATGTAGAAATTGCCTTAGCAAAGAGCAGTGGCCCCTTTCTCCAGCGCCCTGTGTTAGGCTATGCTGATAACGCCGTGCTTTCAAGGAAGTGGGAGCACCACAACAAAAGGAATTAGGAGTACTACTGCCTCAGCTGGAAGGGTTTATGTAAAGTAGGTAATTAGTCGTTGGCTTAAACATTGTGGCTCTTCGTGTAAGCCTGGACTTCCGTTGTCTGTCTGTATGCGTTTATTCCTGCTATGGTCTCTGACTTCTTTCCATTCCTTCTGTAGGATCTCTCTTTCTGGCTAGGAAACAGCTTTCCATGTGAAGAAACACTTGGCTTCTTTGAGATAGTTTCTTAAAAGTCACTTTCCTCTGACCTGCACTCATCCCTCAGGAAAGTGTTGgctgctgttcctgctgagTGAATTCCTGCTTATTTTGAGGAAGGCCATGGTGATGTCGTCTCTGGGTAGACATCAGATCCAGTGGCTTGTTGGGTTCGACAGAGAATCGAGGCCAAAAGCTGGGCATTGCTAGACTGAGTTTCAGAACCAGTAATTATTTAATATAATCAGGCCCATGACTGAGCAAGAAGTCTCATGCTGTGATGCAGTGTTAGCACACAGAATCAGCAGAGAATGGAgcttgcttattttcttcaaaatctaaggaaatatatttacatCCAGCTCCACTAGAACTTGGGTGTAAGGTACATTTAAATCAACCCATTGCTCATATGAACTTCAGTTCTGCCCTGC includes these proteins:
- the FBXW11 gene encoding F-box/WD repeat-containing protein 11 isoform X1 translates to MEPDSVIEDKTIELMCSVPRSLWLGCSNLVESMCALRCLQSMPSVRCLQNTSVMEDQNEDESPKKNTLWQISNGTSSVIVSRKRPSEGNYEKEKDLCIKYFDQWSESDQVEFVEHLISRMCHYQHGHINSYLKPMLQRDFITALPEQGLDHIAENILSYLDARSLCAAELVCKEWQRVISEGMLWKKLIERMVRTDPLWKGLSERRCWDQYLFKNRPTDGPPNSFYRSLYPKIIQDIETIESNWRCGRHNLQRIQCRSENSKGVYCLQYDDEKIISGLRDNSIKIWDKTSLECLKVLTGHTGSVLCLQYDERVIVTGSSDSTVRVWDVNTGEVLNTLIHHNEAVLHLRFSNGLMVTCSKDRSIAVWDMASPTDITLRRVLVGHRAAVNVVDFDDKYIVSASGDRTIKVWSTSTCEFVRTLNGHKRGIACLQYRDRLVVSGSSDNTIRLWDIECGACLRVLEGHEELVRCIRFDNKRIVSGAYDGKIKVWDLQAALDPRAPASTLCLRTLVEHSGRVFRLQFDEFQIISSSHDDTILIWDFLNVPPSAPNETRSPSRTYTYISR
- the FBXW11 gene encoding F-box/WD repeat-containing protein 11 isoform X4, translating into MEDQNEDESPKKNTLWQISNGTSSVIVSRKRPSEGNYEKEKDLCIKYFDQWSESDQVEFVEHLISRMCHYQHGHINSYLKPMLQRDFITALPEQGLDHIAENILSYLDARSLCAAELVCKEWQRVISEGMLWKKLIERMVRTDPLWKGLSERRCWDQYLFKNRPTDGPPNSFYRSLYPKIIQDIETIESNWRCGRHNLQRIQCRSENSKGVYCLQYDDEKIISGLRDNSIKIWDKTSLECLKVLTGHTGSVLCLQYDERVIVTGSSDSTVRVWDVNTGEVLNTLIHHNEAVLHLRFSNGLMVTCSKDRSIAVWDMASPTDITLRRVLVGHRAAVNVVDFDDKYIVSASGDRTIKVWSTSTCEFVRTLNGHKRGIACLQYRDRLVVSGSSDNTIRLWDIECGACLRVLEGHEELVRCIRFDNKRIVSGAYDGKIKVWDLQAALDPRAPASTLCLRTLVEHSGRVFRLQFDEFQIISSSHDDTILIWDFLNVPPSAPNETRSPSRTYTYISR
- the FBXW11 gene encoding F-box/WD repeat-containing protein 11 isoform X2 gives rise to the protein MCALRCLQSMPSVRCLQNTSVMEDQNEDESPKKNTLWQISNGTSSVIVSRKRPSEGNYEKEKDLCIKYFDQWSESDQVEFVEHLISRMCHYQHGHINSYLKPMLQRDFITALPEQGLDHIAENILSYLDARSLCAAELVCKEWQRVISEGMLWKKLIERMVRTDPLWKGLSERRCWDQYLFKNRPTDGPPNSFYRSLYPKIIQDIETIESNWRCGRHNLQRIQCRSENSKGVYCLQYDDEKIISGLRDNSIKIWDKTSLECLKVLTGHTGSVLCLQYDERVIVTGSSDSTVRVWDVNTGEVLNTLIHHNEAVLHLRFSNGLMVTCSKDRSIAVWDMASPTDITLRRVLVGHRAAVNVVDFDDKYIVSASGDRTIKVWSTSTCEFVRTLNGHKRGIACLQYRDRLVVSGSSDNTIRLWDIECGACLRVLEGHEELVRCIRFDNKRIVSGAYDGKIKVWDLQAALDPRAPASTLCLRTLVEHSGRVFRLQFDEFQIISSSHDDTILIWDFLNVPPSAPNETRSPSRTYTYISR
- the FBXW11 gene encoding F-box/WD repeat-containing protein 11 isoform X3 → MEPDSVIEDKTIELMNTSVMEDQNEDESPKKNTLWQISNGTSSVIVSRKRPSEGNYEKEKDLCIKYFDQWSESDQVEFVEHLISRMCHYQHGHINSYLKPMLQRDFITALPEQGLDHIAENILSYLDARSLCAAELVCKEWQRVISEGMLWKKLIERMVRTDPLWKGLSERRCWDQYLFKNRPTDGPPNSFYRSLYPKIIQDIETIESNWRCGRHNLQRIQCRSENSKGVYCLQYDDEKIISGLRDNSIKIWDKTSLECLKVLTGHTGSVLCLQYDERVIVTGSSDSTVRVWDVNTGEVLNTLIHHNEAVLHLRFSNGLMVTCSKDRSIAVWDMASPTDITLRRVLVGHRAAVNVVDFDDKYIVSASGDRTIKVWSTSTCEFVRTLNGHKRGIACLQYRDRLVVSGSSDNTIRLWDIECGACLRVLEGHEELVRCIRFDNKRIVSGAYDGKIKVWDLQAALDPRAPASTLCLRTLVEHSGRVFRLQFDEFQIISSSHDDTILIWDFLNVPPSAPNETRSPSRTYTYISR